A window of Etheostoma spectabile isolate EspeVRDwgs_2016 chromosome 18, UIUC_Espe_1.0, whole genome shotgun sequence contains these coding sequences:
- the tulp4a gene encoding tubby-related protein 4a isoform X1 — MFAAVEHGPVLCSDSNILCLSWKGRMPKSEKEKPVCRKRYYEEGWLATGNGRGVVGVTFTSSHCRRDRPTPQRVNFNLRGHNSEVVLVRWNEPFQKLATCDTDGGIFVWIQYEGRWSVELVNDRGAQVSDFTWSHDGTQALISYRDGFVLVGSVSGQRHWSSEINLESQITCGIWTPDDQQVLFGTADGQVIVMDCHGRMLAHILLHESDGIVSMSWNYPSFLVEDSSESDTDSDDYSPLQVHSQKPLLTVSFTSGDISLMNNYDDLSPTLIRTGLKDVVVLWCSQGDLLAVAGMERALLSPDPSCPPPTRSALVKFYNVRGEHIYTLDTPAQRPITTLCWGHRDSRLFLACGPALYVVRVEHRIANLQLLCLQGIATAVKEEKDVAKLTMPSRLCSYVTTAFIPTIKPPIPDPNNMRDFVSYPTAGNERLHCTMKRTEDNPEVGGPCYTLYLEYLGGLVPILKGRRISKLRPEFVIMDPKTDGKTDEIYSNSLISAMIDSCNCSDSSDIELSDDWVGKKSPKISRGSKSPKLPRDLVCPFTNRINIDPRKSPKLSRATQEISRSPRLPIRKPSIGSPSLTRREFPLDDITQQNYLAQVTSNIWGTKFKIVGLATFLPTNLGAVIYKTSLLHLQPRQMTIYLPEVRKISMDYINLPVFNPNVFSEDEDDLPVTGPAGGTDDNPPCTVNIPIAPIHSPAQAMSPAQSIGLVQSLLANQNVQLDVLTNPTATTAGATAGGSDQSQDTMLTAQYTVPTRYSSPGQVIFGGLEMSRLMVGPPPSHHPSQQQQQQQPSHNQQQQPSHNQQQQQQQQQQQQQQQHHHHQQIQQQQQQQHQQQQQIQHHQQLQQQQQLQLQQQHQLQQQQQQMLQHQHLQQQQQLQQQHIQQQLQHMQQQHQHQLHQHIQQQQQLQQQHQQIQQQLQQQMHQQQTQQPHPMQQQQQHHQLQLQIQIPVPSMSSGQPSGAAVHQLQPGALQIQIPHSPADLVVERTVGGEHEHLLKIKTTRSTPQLAEGDTVVFSAPLELSKMNPPPPYPGTVAAAVAAAAAAAAASAQASNAASGTVGGISGTPPPSDLCLKKGEFSLYPSGQQQVQYPTPLGYERITTFDSSGNVEEVCRPRTRLVCNQNVYTLQGPGSSATLRVTSTSSSSSSADKKIQLPYTSATLNRLTAPRYSIPSGDPPPYPDPANQNSAVGRNPGQRLDSSLIHATLRRNSREAALKVSQMLEPPRPLPPKTKNSSALAASFQQRVPTALYTCSQCSSGSSVGSTAPGSTNGIAGGTIIRQDFPAGNGAPHSTVIVHSNSTTPLASQSSYSLLSSLEGSGTASAGGGSNRDRTDYVNSAFTEDETLNQSLRHLALGGNDASGLVVKRPPPYQWDPAATEEVWVPQEQTATLNPTGPPGPHKPPPLILSPAQHLDVSRLPFVLSPKSPTSPSAASFQAAAAAAGYQISLQYPPTTAYSGTQLQPIPGSPRPCSSPKEMVAPVPFSQQDANLVLPPGYPANLANLACCPLPPMYPGGSACAGLPIPPIALHTPWGTYNSCPPMPSPAVPLPPKASHMAVDKNVLSPPPPPPPPPPPPAELQSHGGLQETMAESGESFQEVLSLTESPVPQRSEKFSKKNRKRLDGRAEEANVPPLAEGSKSKKEGRALGDFNSLISSPRLGGRDKKKLKGQKEQQLKAKKLSKATANSEFQDSSESEPELFISGDELLNQCQSGKKGWKSKRNLRAASELDEIKCRKANEKEDRGLGSQGFVYVMANKQPLWNEATQVYQLDFGGRVTQESAKNFQIELEGRQVMQFGRIDGNAYILDFQYPFSAVQAFAVALANVTQRLK, encoded by the exons GTGGTCTTGGTGCGGTGGAATGAGCCCTTCCAGAAACTGGCTACCTGTGATACAGATGGCGGGATCTTTGTTTGGATCCAGTATGAGGGCCGCTGGTCTGTGGAGCTGGTCAATGACCGTGGAGCGCAG GTGAGTGACTTCACCTGGTCCCATGATGGCACCCAGGCTCTTATTTCCTACCGTGATGGCTTTGTACTGGTGGGATCAGTCAGCGGGCAGAGACACTGGTCCTCCGAGATCAACCTGGAAAGCCAGATTACCTGTGGTATCTGGACCCCCGATGACCAGCAG GTGTTGTTTGGTACTGCAGATGGACAGGTGATAGTGATGGACTGCCATGGGCGCATGCTGGCCCACATTCTGCTGCATGAGTCGGATGGCATCGTCAGCATGTCCTGGAACTACCCCAGTTTCCTGGTGGAGGACAGCAGTGAGAGCGACACAGACTCTGACGACTACTCCCCACTGCAAG TGCACAGCCAGAAACCACTGCTGACGGTCAGCTTCACCTCTGGAGACATCAGCCTGATGAACAACTACGATGACCTCTCTCCCACCCTCATCCGCACCGGTCTGAAAG ATGTTGTGGTCCTGTGGTGCTCGCAGGGAGATCTCCTTGCAGTGGCAGGGATGGAGAGGGCCCTCCTCTCCCCCGACCCCTCATGTCCTCCCCCCACCAGGAGCGCCCTTGTTAAGTTCTACAACGTTCGTGGtgaacacatctacacactggACACACCAGCACAG CGCCCCATCACTACGCTGTGTTGGGGTCACCGGGACTCTCGTCTGTTCTTGGCATGTGGCCCAGCGCTTTATGTAGTGCGAGTGGAGCACCGCATTGCCAACCTGCAGCTTCTCTGCCTGCAGGGCATCGccacagcagtgaaggaggaaaaaGATGTTGCCAAGCTCACCATGCCTTCCCGACTCTGTTCTTACGTCACTACTGCTTTCATTCCCACCATCAAG ccCCCCATCCCTGATCCCAACAACATGCGTGATTTTGTGAGCTACCCAACAGCTGGAAACGAGCGTCTGCACTGTACCATGAAGCGTACAGAGGATAACCCTGAGGTGGGGGGGCCCTGCTACACTTTGTACCTGGAGTACCTAGGAGGTCTGGTGCCTATCCTCAAAGGCCGACGGATAAGTAAACTGCGTCCAGAGTTTGTCATTATGGACCCCAAGACCGATGGGAAAACAG ATGAGATATACAGCAACAGTCTGATATCTgccatgattgacagctgtaaCTGTTCAGACTCCAGTGATATTGAACTGAGTGATGACTGGGTTGGCAAGAAATCTCCAAAGATATCCAGGGGTAGCAAATCCCCCAAACTGCCCAG AGACTTAGTTTGTCCCTTTACCAACAGAATCAACATTGATCCCAGAAAATCGCCCAAACTTTCCCGCGCTACACAAGAGATCTCCAGGTCACCACGGTTACCAATACGGAAACCCTCAATTGGGTCACCCAGTCTAACACGGAGGGAATTTCCTCTTGATGACATCACTCAG CAAAATTACCTAGCTCAGGTCACATCCAATATTTGGGGAACAAAGTTCAAGATTGTGGGGCTCGCCACATTCTTGCCAACGAATCTTGGTGCAG TCATCTATAAGACAAGCCTCCTCCATCTGCAGCCCAGGCAGATGACCATCTATTTGCCAGAGGTGCGTAAAATCTCCATGGACTACATCAATCTGCCCGTCTTCAACCCCAATGTCTTCAGTGAGGATGAAGATGACCTGCCTGTCACAGGCCCTGCTGGTGGCACCGATGACAACCCACCCTGCACTGTCAACATCCCTATTGCCCCCATCCATAGTCCCGCCCAGGCTATGTCCCCCGCCCAAAGCATTGGTTTGGTCCAGTCCCTCCTAGccaatcaaaatgttcagctaGATGTCCTAACGAATCCCACAGCAACCACTGCTGGGGCCACTGCTGGTGGGTCAGACCAAAGCCAGGACACCATGCTGACAGCCCAGTACACAGTTCCCACCAGGTACTCCAGTCCTGGTCAGGTCATCTTTGGGGGACTAGAAATGAGTCGCCTAATGGTGGGACCTCCACCTTCTCATCATCCttcacaacaacagcaacaacaacaaccaagccacaatcaacaacaacaaccaagccacaatcaacaacaacagcagcagcagcagcaacaacagcaacaacaacaacaccaccaccaccaacaaattcaacaacagcagcagcagcagcaccaacaacaacaacaaatacaacaccaCCAACAGcttcagcagcaacagcaactcCAActccaacagcagcaccaactccaacagcagcagcagcagatgctCCAGCACCAACActtacaacagcagcagcagcttcagcaACAGCACATTCAGCAGCAGCTCCAACACATGCAGCAACAACATCAACATCAGCTCCACCAGCACatacaacaacagcaacaactacagcagcagcatcaacaAATTCAGCAGCAACTGCAGCAACAAATGCATCAACAGCAAACACAGCAGCCACATCCgatgcaacaacaacagcaacaccaTCAACTTCAGCTCCAAATTCAAATCCCTGTTCCCTCTATGTCATCAGGACAGCCTTCAGGTGCAGCTGTGCACCAGCTCCAGCCCGGGGCGCTGCAGATACAGATCCCTCATTCACCTGCTGATTTAGTGGTTGAGAGAACAGTGGGGGGTGAACACGAGCACCTACTTAAAATCAAAACCACCCGGTCAACTCCACAGCTGGCTGAGGGTGATACAGTGGTGTTTAGTGCCCCTCTAGAGCTCAGCAAGAtgaaccccccacccccctaccCTGGTACAGTGGCTgccgctgttgctgctgctgctgctgctgccgccgctTCCGCACAAGCCTCCAATGCGGCATCTGGAACAGTAGGGGGCATCAGTGGGACTCCTCCTCCTAGCGACCTTTGTCTGAAAAAGGGAGAGTTCTCACTTTATCCTTCAGGTCAGCAACAAGTGCAGTACCCCACACCACTGGGATATGAGAGGATAACAACATTTGACAGCAGTGGGAATGTGGAGGAAGTATGTCGTCCTCGAACGCGCCTTGTCTGCAACCAGAATGTCTACACACTCCAGGGACCTGGCAGCTCTGCCACTCTCAGGGTCACCTCcacatcatcctcctcctcctcagctgACAAGAAGATCCAGTTGCCCTACACCTCTGCCACACTCAACAGACTCACTGCACCTCGCTATTCCATACCCAGCGGAGACCCACCCCCATACCCTGACCCAGCCAATCAGAACAGTGCTGTTGGCAGGAACCCTGGACAGAGGCTTGATAGCAGTCTGATCCATGCCACTCTCAGGAGAAACAGCCGAGAGGCCGCTCTCAAAGTTTCCCAGATGCTGGAGCCGCCCAGACCATTGCCTCCTAAGACTAAAAATAGCAGTGCACTAGCAGCCTCGTTCCAGCAAAGGGTGCCAACAGCCTTATATACCTGCAGTCAGTGTAGCAGTGGATCCAGTGTTGGAAGCACTGCTCCAGGGAGCACTAATGGAATAGCAGGAGGAACTATTATCAGACAGGATTTCCCTGCAGGGAATGGGGCACCACACAGCACAGTTATCGTTCACTCTAACAGCACTACTCCTCTGGCCTCCCAGTCCTCTTACAGCCTGCTGAGCTCTCTTGAAGGATCTGGGACTGCATcagcaggaggaggaagtaACAGAGACAGGACTGATTATGTTAATTCAGCATTTACTGAGGATGAAACACTGAACCAGTCACTGAGGCATCTGGCGCTAGGAGGAAATGATGCATCAGGGCTGGTTGTCAAACGTCCACCTCCCTATCAGTGGGACCCAGCTGCCACAGAGGAGGTGTGGGTTCCTCAGGAACAGACAGCAACGCTTAATCCTACTGGTCCCCCTGGACCCCATAAACCACCCCCACTTATTCTTAGTCCAGCTCAGCACTTGGATGTGTCCAGGCTTCCTTTTGTCCTTTCtccaaagtcccccaccagtcCCAGTGCTGCATCATTTcaagctgctgcagcagctgcaggctACCAAATCTCTCTTCAGTACCCTCCAACAACTGCCTATTCTGGAACCCAGCTTCAGCCCATCCCAGGGTCACCACGCCCCTGCTCCTCCCCAAAGGAGATGGTGGCACCAGTACCCTTCTCACAGCAAGATGCAAACCTTGTCTTACCGCCTGGTTACCCTGCAAACCTGGCAAACCTAGCCTGCTGTCCTCTCCCACCCATGTACCCAGGAGGAAGTGCTTGTGCCGGGCTCCCCATTCCTCCCATTGCCCTTCACACTCCTTGGGGTACCTATAATTCTTGCCCACCTATGCCTAGTCCTGCAGTGCCACTACCACCCAAAGCCTCCCATATGGCAGTAGACAAAAATGTTCTCTCGCCTcctcccccaccaccaccccctccaccaccaccagcagagCTGCAGAGCCATGGAGGATTACAAGAGACCATGGCAGAGTCTGGGGAAAGTTTTCAGGAGGTTCTCTCCTTGACTGAGAGCCCTGTGCCACAGCGGTCCGAGAAGTTCAGCAAGAAGAACCGCAAGCGGTTGGATGGGCGTGCCGAAGAGGCTAACGTGCCACCGTTGGCTGAAGGGAGCAAGTCAAAAAAGGAAGGCAGGGCTTTAGGTGACTTCAACTCACTCATCTCCAGTCCACGGCTGGGAGGAAGGGATAAGAAGAAGCTGAAGGGACAGAAAGAGCAGCAATTGAAGGCCAAGAAGCTGAGTAAGGCCACTGCCAATAGTGAGTTCCAAGATAGTTCAGAAAGTGAACCAGAGCTGTTCATCAGTGGGGATGAGCTGCTCAATCAGTGCCAGAGTGGTAAGAAGGGCTGGAAGAGTAAGAGGAACTTAAGAGCTGCCAGTGAACTGGATGAGATCAAGTGTCGAAAGGCCAATGAGAAGGAGGACCGAGGGCTGGGCAGCCAGGGGTTTGTGTATGTCATGGCCAACAAGCAACCACTGTGGAATGAAGCTACGCAGGTCTACCAGCTGGACTTTGGTGGGCGAGTCACACAGGAGTCTGCCAAGAACTTTCAAATCGAATTGGAGGGCAGACAG GTGATGCAGTTTGGCAGGATTGATGGCAATGCCTACATCCTGGACTTCCAGTATCCCTTCTCTGCTGTGCAGGCCTTTGCAGTGGCTTTAGCCAATGTTACTCAACGCCTCAAATGA
- the tulp4a gene encoding tubby-related protein 4a isoform X2, translating to MFAAVEHGPVLCSDSNILCLSWKGRMPKSEKEKPVCRKRYYEEGWLATGNGRGVVGVTFTSSHCRRDRPTPQRVNFNLRGHNSEVVLVRWNEPFQKLATCDTDGGIFVWIQYEGRWSVELVNDRGAQVSDFTWSHDGTQALISYRDGFVLVGSVSGQRHWSSEINLESQITCGIWTPDDQQVLFGTADGQVIVMDCHGRMLAHILLHESDGIVSMSWNYPSFLVEDSSESDTDSDDYSPLQVHSQKPLLTVSFTSGDISLMNNYDDLSPTLIRTGLKDVVVLWCSQGDLLAVAGMERALLSPDPSCPPPTRSALVKFYNVRGEHIYTLDTPAQRPITTLCWGHRDSRLFLACGPALYVVRVEHRIANLQLLCLQGIATAVKEEKDVAKLTMPSRLCSYVTTAFIPTIKPPIPDPNNMRDFVSYPTAGNERLHCTMKRTEDNPEVGGPCYTLYLEYLGGLVPILKGRRISKLRPEFVIMDPKTDGKTDEIYSNSLISAMIDSCNCSDSSDIELSDDWVGKKSPKISRGSKSPKLPRINIDPRKSPKLSRATQEISRSPRLPIRKPSIGSPSLTRREFPLDDITQQNYLAQVTSNIWGTKFKIVGLATFLPTNLGAVIYKTSLLHLQPRQMTIYLPEVRKISMDYINLPVFNPNVFSEDEDDLPVTGPAGGTDDNPPCTVNIPIAPIHSPAQAMSPAQSIGLVQSLLANQNVQLDVLTNPTATTAGATAGGSDQSQDTMLTAQYTVPTRYSSPGQVIFGGLEMSRLMVGPPPSHHPSQQQQQQQPSHNQQQQPSHNQQQQQQQQQQQQQQQHHHHQQIQQQQQQQHQQQQQIQHHQQLQQQQQLQLQQQHQLQQQQQQMLQHQHLQQQQQLQQQHIQQQLQHMQQQHQHQLHQHIQQQQQLQQQHQQIQQQLQQQMHQQQTQQPHPMQQQQQHHQLQLQIQIPVPSMSSGQPSGAAVHQLQPGALQIQIPHSPADLVVERTVGGEHEHLLKIKTTRSTPQLAEGDTVVFSAPLELSKMNPPPPYPGTVAAAVAAAAAAAAASAQASNAASGTVGGISGTPPPSDLCLKKGEFSLYPSGQQQVQYPTPLGYERITTFDSSGNVEEVCRPRTRLVCNQNVYTLQGPGSSATLRVTSTSSSSSSADKKIQLPYTSATLNRLTAPRYSIPSGDPPPYPDPANQNSAVGRNPGQRLDSSLIHATLRRNSREAALKVSQMLEPPRPLPPKTKNSSALAASFQQRVPTALYTCSQCSSGSSVGSTAPGSTNGIAGGTIIRQDFPAGNGAPHSTVIVHSNSTTPLASQSSYSLLSSLEGSGTASAGGGSNRDRTDYVNSAFTEDETLNQSLRHLALGGNDASGLVVKRPPPYQWDPAATEEVWVPQEQTATLNPTGPPGPHKPPPLILSPAQHLDVSRLPFVLSPKSPTSPSAASFQAAAAAAGYQISLQYPPTTAYSGTQLQPIPGSPRPCSSPKEMVAPVPFSQQDANLVLPPGYPANLANLACCPLPPMYPGGSACAGLPIPPIALHTPWGTYNSCPPMPSPAVPLPPKASHMAVDKNVLSPPPPPPPPPPPPAELQSHGGLQETMAESGESFQEVLSLTESPVPQRSEKFSKKNRKRLDGRAEEANVPPLAEGSKSKKEGRALGDFNSLISSPRLGGRDKKKLKGQKEQQLKAKKLSKATANSEFQDSSESEPELFISGDELLNQCQSGKKGWKSKRNLRAASELDEIKCRKANEKEDRGLGSQGFVYVMANKQPLWNEATQVYQLDFGGRVTQESAKNFQIELEGRQVMQFGRIDGNAYILDFQYPFSAVQAFAVALANVTQRLK from the exons GTGGTCTTGGTGCGGTGGAATGAGCCCTTCCAGAAACTGGCTACCTGTGATACAGATGGCGGGATCTTTGTTTGGATCCAGTATGAGGGCCGCTGGTCTGTGGAGCTGGTCAATGACCGTGGAGCGCAG GTGAGTGACTTCACCTGGTCCCATGATGGCACCCAGGCTCTTATTTCCTACCGTGATGGCTTTGTACTGGTGGGATCAGTCAGCGGGCAGAGACACTGGTCCTCCGAGATCAACCTGGAAAGCCAGATTACCTGTGGTATCTGGACCCCCGATGACCAGCAG GTGTTGTTTGGTACTGCAGATGGACAGGTGATAGTGATGGACTGCCATGGGCGCATGCTGGCCCACATTCTGCTGCATGAGTCGGATGGCATCGTCAGCATGTCCTGGAACTACCCCAGTTTCCTGGTGGAGGACAGCAGTGAGAGCGACACAGACTCTGACGACTACTCCCCACTGCAAG TGCACAGCCAGAAACCACTGCTGACGGTCAGCTTCACCTCTGGAGACATCAGCCTGATGAACAACTACGATGACCTCTCTCCCACCCTCATCCGCACCGGTCTGAAAG ATGTTGTGGTCCTGTGGTGCTCGCAGGGAGATCTCCTTGCAGTGGCAGGGATGGAGAGGGCCCTCCTCTCCCCCGACCCCTCATGTCCTCCCCCCACCAGGAGCGCCCTTGTTAAGTTCTACAACGTTCGTGGtgaacacatctacacactggACACACCAGCACAG CGCCCCATCACTACGCTGTGTTGGGGTCACCGGGACTCTCGTCTGTTCTTGGCATGTGGCCCAGCGCTTTATGTAGTGCGAGTGGAGCACCGCATTGCCAACCTGCAGCTTCTCTGCCTGCAGGGCATCGccacagcagtgaaggaggaaaaaGATGTTGCCAAGCTCACCATGCCTTCCCGACTCTGTTCTTACGTCACTACTGCTTTCATTCCCACCATCAAG ccCCCCATCCCTGATCCCAACAACATGCGTGATTTTGTGAGCTACCCAACAGCTGGAAACGAGCGTCTGCACTGTACCATGAAGCGTACAGAGGATAACCCTGAGGTGGGGGGGCCCTGCTACACTTTGTACCTGGAGTACCTAGGAGGTCTGGTGCCTATCCTCAAAGGCCGACGGATAAGTAAACTGCGTCCAGAGTTTGTCATTATGGACCCCAAGACCGATGGGAAAACAG ATGAGATATACAGCAACAGTCTGATATCTgccatgattgacagctgtaaCTGTTCAGACTCCAGTGATATTGAACTGAGTGATGACTGGGTTGGCAAGAAATCTCCAAAGATATCCAGGGGTAGCAAATCCCCCAAACTGCCCAG AATCAACATTGATCCCAGAAAATCGCCCAAACTTTCCCGCGCTACACAAGAGATCTCCAGGTCACCACGGTTACCAATACGGAAACCCTCAATTGGGTCACCCAGTCTAACACGGAGGGAATTTCCTCTTGATGACATCACTCAG CAAAATTACCTAGCTCAGGTCACATCCAATATTTGGGGAACAAAGTTCAAGATTGTGGGGCTCGCCACATTCTTGCCAACGAATCTTGGTGCAG TCATCTATAAGACAAGCCTCCTCCATCTGCAGCCCAGGCAGATGACCATCTATTTGCCAGAGGTGCGTAAAATCTCCATGGACTACATCAATCTGCCCGTCTTCAACCCCAATGTCTTCAGTGAGGATGAAGATGACCTGCCTGTCACAGGCCCTGCTGGTGGCACCGATGACAACCCACCCTGCACTGTCAACATCCCTATTGCCCCCATCCATAGTCCCGCCCAGGCTATGTCCCCCGCCCAAAGCATTGGTTTGGTCCAGTCCCTCCTAGccaatcaaaatgttcagctaGATGTCCTAACGAATCCCACAGCAACCACTGCTGGGGCCACTGCTGGTGGGTCAGACCAAAGCCAGGACACCATGCTGACAGCCCAGTACACAGTTCCCACCAGGTACTCCAGTCCTGGTCAGGTCATCTTTGGGGGACTAGAAATGAGTCGCCTAATGGTGGGACCTCCACCTTCTCATCATCCttcacaacaacagcaacaacaacaaccaagccacaatcaacaacaacaaccaagccacaatcaacaacaacagcagcagcagcagcaacaacagcaacaacaacaacaccaccaccaccaacaaattcaacaacagcagcagcagcagcaccaacaacaacaacaaatacaacaccaCCAACAGcttcagcagcaacagcaactcCAActccaacagcagcaccaactccaacagcagcagcagcagatgctCCAGCACCAACActtacaacagcagcagcagcttcagcaACAGCACATTCAGCAGCAGCTCCAACACATGCAGCAACAACATCAACATCAGCTCCACCAGCACatacaacaacagcaacaactacagcagcagcatcaacaAATTCAGCAGCAACTGCAGCAACAAATGCATCAACAGCAAACACAGCAGCCACATCCgatgcaacaacaacagcaacaccaTCAACTTCAGCTCCAAATTCAAATCCCTGTTCCCTCTATGTCATCAGGACAGCCTTCAGGTGCAGCTGTGCACCAGCTCCAGCCCGGGGCGCTGCAGATACAGATCCCTCATTCACCTGCTGATTTAGTGGTTGAGAGAACAGTGGGGGGTGAACACGAGCACCTACTTAAAATCAAAACCACCCGGTCAACTCCACAGCTGGCTGAGGGTGATACAGTGGTGTTTAGTGCCCCTCTAGAGCTCAGCAAGAtgaaccccccacccccctaccCTGGTACAGTGGCTgccgctgttgctgctgctgctgctgctgccgccgctTCCGCACAAGCCTCCAATGCGGCATCTGGAACAGTAGGGGGCATCAGTGGGACTCCTCCTCCTAGCGACCTTTGTCTGAAAAAGGGAGAGTTCTCACTTTATCCTTCAGGTCAGCAACAAGTGCAGTACCCCACACCACTGGGATATGAGAGGATAACAACATTTGACAGCAGTGGGAATGTGGAGGAAGTATGTCGTCCTCGAACGCGCCTTGTCTGCAACCAGAATGTCTACACACTCCAGGGACCTGGCAGCTCTGCCACTCTCAGGGTCACCTCcacatcatcctcctcctcctcagctgACAAGAAGATCCAGTTGCCCTACACCTCTGCCACACTCAACAGACTCACTGCACCTCGCTATTCCATACCCAGCGGAGACCCACCCCCATACCCTGACCCAGCCAATCAGAACAGTGCTGTTGGCAGGAACCCTGGACAGAGGCTTGATAGCAGTCTGATCCATGCCACTCTCAGGAGAAACAGCCGAGAGGCCGCTCTCAAAGTTTCCCAGATGCTGGAGCCGCCCAGACCATTGCCTCCTAAGACTAAAAATAGCAGTGCACTAGCAGCCTCGTTCCAGCAAAGGGTGCCAACAGCCTTATATACCTGCAGTCAGTGTAGCAGTGGATCCAGTGTTGGAAGCACTGCTCCAGGGAGCACTAATGGAATAGCAGGAGGAACTATTATCAGACAGGATTTCCCTGCAGGGAATGGGGCACCACACAGCACAGTTATCGTTCACTCTAACAGCACTACTCCTCTGGCCTCCCAGTCCTCTTACAGCCTGCTGAGCTCTCTTGAAGGATCTGGGACTGCATcagcaggaggaggaagtaACAGAGACAGGACTGATTATGTTAATTCAGCATTTACTGAGGATGAAACACTGAACCAGTCACTGAGGCATCTGGCGCTAGGAGGAAATGATGCATCAGGGCTGGTTGTCAAACGTCCACCTCCCTATCAGTGGGACCCAGCTGCCACAGAGGAGGTGTGGGTTCCTCAGGAACAGACAGCAACGCTTAATCCTACTGGTCCCCCTGGACCCCATAAACCACCCCCACTTATTCTTAGTCCAGCTCAGCACTTGGATGTGTCCAGGCTTCCTTTTGTCCTTTCtccaaagtcccccaccagtcCCAGTGCTGCATCATTTcaagctgctgcagcagctgcaggctACCAAATCTCTCTTCAGTACCCTCCAACAACTGCCTATTCTGGAACCCAGCTTCAGCCCATCCCAGGGTCACCACGCCCCTGCTCCTCCCCAAAGGAGATGGTGGCACCAGTACCCTTCTCACAGCAAGATGCAAACCTTGTCTTACCGCCTGGTTACCCTGCAAACCTGGCAAACCTAGCCTGCTGTCCTCTCCCACCCATGTACCCAGGAGGAAGTGCTTGTGCCGGGCTCCCCATTCCTCCCATTGCCCTTCACACTCCTTGGGGTACCTATAATTCTTGCCCACCTATGCCTAGTCCTGCAGTGCCACTACCACCCAAAGCCTCCCATATGGCAGTAGACAAAAATGTTCTCTCGCCTcctcccccaccaccaccccctccaccaccaccagcagagCTGCAGAGCCATGGAGGATTACAAGAGACCATGGCAGAGTCTGGGGAAAGTTTTCAGGAGGTTCTCTCCTTGACTGAGAGCCCTGTGCCACAGCGGTCCGAGAAGTTCAGCAAGAAGAACCGCAAGCGGTTGGATGGGCGTGCCGAAGAGGCTAACGTGCCACCGTTGGCTGAAGGGAGCAAGTCAAAAAAGGAAGGCAGGGCTTTAGGTGACTTCAACTCACTCATCTCCAGTCCACGGCTGGGAGGAAGGGATAAGAAGAAGCTGAAGGGACAGAAAGAGCAGCAATTGAAGGCCAAGAAGCTGAGTAAGGCCACTGCCAATAGTGAGTTCCAAGATAGTTCAGAAAGTGAACCAGAGCTGTTCATCAGTGGGGATGAGCTGCTCAATCAGTGCCAGAGTGGTAAGAAGGGCTGGAAGAGTAAGAGGAACTTAAGAGCTGCCAGTGAACTGGATGAGATCAAGTGTCGAAAGGCCAATGAGAAGGAGGACCGAGGGCTGGGCAGCCAGGGGTTTGTGTATGTCATGGCCAACAAGCAACCACTGTGGAATGAAGCTACGCAGGTCTACCAGCTGGACTTTGGTGGGCGAGTCACACAGGAGTCTGCCAAGAACTTTCAAATCGAATTGGAGGGCAGACAG GTGATGCAGTTTGGCAGGATTGATGGCAATGCCTACATCCTGGACTTCCAGTATCCCTTCTCTGCTGTGCAGGCCTTTGCAGTGGCTTTAGCCAATGTTACTCAACGCCTCAAATGA